In a single window of the Acipenser ruthenus chromosome 8, fAciRut3.2 maternal haplotype, whole genome shotgun sequence genome:
- the LOC117406470 gene encoding four and a half LIM domains protein 2 isoform X2 yields MTERYDCHYCKESLFGKKYVLREENPYCVKCYESLYSNNCEECKKPIGCNSKDLSYKDRHWHEDCFHCFQCKRSLVDKPFSAKEEQLLCTECYSNEYSSKCHECKKTIMPGTRKMEHKGNSWHETCFICQRCQQPIGTKSFIPKDNQNYCVPCYEKQFAMQCVQCKKPITTGGVTYRDQPWHKDCFLCTGCKNQLSGQRFTSRDNFPYCLNCFCNLYAKKCAGCTNPISGIGGSKYISFEERQWHNDCFNCKKCSVSLVGRGFLAERDDVLCPECGKDI; encoded by the exons ATGACCGAGCGGTATGACTGCCACTACTGCAAGGAGTCCCTGTTTGGGAAGAAGTACGTCCTTCGGGAGGAGAATCCGTACTGTGTCAAGTGCTATGAGAGCCTGTACTCCAATAACTGTGAGGAATGCAAAAAACCCATCGGCTGCAACAGCAAA GACCTGTCCTACAAAGACCGCCACTGGCATGAAGACTGCTTCCATTGTTTCCAGTGCAAGCGCTCACTGGTAGACAAGCCCTTCTCTGCCAAGGAGGAGCAGCTGCTGTGCACCGAGTGCTATTCCAATGAGTACTCCTCCAAATGCCATGAGTGCAAGAAGACTATTATGCCAG GCACTCGCAAGATGGAGCATAAAGGCAACAGCTGGCATGAGACCTGCTTCATCTGCCAGCGTTGCCAACAGCCCATTGGAACCAAGAGCTTTATTCCCAAGGACAATCAGAACTACTGCGTGCCGTGCTATGAGAAGCAGTTTGCCATGCAATGTGTGCAGTGCAAGAAG CCCATCACCACTGGAGGAGTGACTTACCGTGATCAGCCCTGGCACAAGGATTGCTTTCTCTGCACAGGATGCAAGAATCAGTTGTCTGGACAGCGCTTCACTTCTCGGGACAACTTCCCTTATTGCCTCAACTGCTTCTGTAACCTGTATGCCAAGAAATGTGCAGGATGCACTAATCCAATCAGTG GAATTGGAGGAAGCAAGTACATCTCCTTTGAAGAACGTCAGTGGCACAACGACTGCTTCAACTGCAAGAAATGTTCTGTTTCCTTGGTGGGGCGAGGCTTCCTTGCAGAGAGAGACGATGTCCTTTGCCCTGAATGTGGCAAGGATATCTAA
- the LOC117406470 gene encoding four and a half LIM domains protein 2 isoform X4, which produces MPGTRKMEHKGNSWHETCFICQRCQQPIGTKSFIPKDNQNYCVPCYEKQFAMQCVQCKKPITTGGVTYRDQPWHKDCFLCTGCKNQLSGQRFTSRDNFPYCLNCFCNLYAKKCAGCTNPISGIGGSKYISFEERQWHNDCFNCKKCSVSLVGRGFLAERDDVLCPECGKDI; this is translated from the exons ATGCCAG GCACTCGCAAGATGGAGCATAAAGGCAACAGCTGGCATGAGACCTGCTTCATCTGCCAGCGTTGCCAACAGCCCATTGGAACCAAGAGCTTTATTCCCAAGGACAATCAGAACTACTGCGTGCCGTGCTATGAGAAGCAGTTTGCCATGCAATGTGTGCAGTGCAAGAAG CCCATCACCACTGGAGGAGTGACTTACCGTGATCAGCCCTGGCACAAGGATTGCTTTCTCTGCACAGGATGCAAGAATCAGTTGTCTGGACAGCGCTTCACTTCTCGGGACAACTTCCCTTATTGCCTCAACTGCTTCTGTAACCTGTATGCCAAGAAATGTGCAGGATGCACTAATCCAATCAGTG GAATTGGAGGAAGCAAGTACATCTCCTTTGAAGAACGTCAGTGGCACAACGACTGCTTCAACTGCAAGAAATGTTCTGTTTCCTTGGTGGGGCGAGGCTTCCTTGCAGAGAGAGACGATGTCCTTTGCCCTGAATGTGGCAAGGATATCTAA